Proteins co-encoded in one Pleurodeles waltl isolate 20211129_DDA chromosome 2_2, aPleWal1.hap1.20221129, whole genome shotgun sequence genomic window:
- the LOC138283064 gene encoding lymphocyte antigen 6E-like produces MKAALGFLLPAALLICTAHSLQCYSCRNAPNSTACSTITNCSVPASGFCMKVVDKGETTTVSKSCEALCRSVSGPTGGIYSSSYCCSTDLCNGASSMWLSSTAISLAASVGYLLLRVRL; encoded by the exons ATGAAGGCGGCTCTGGGTTTCCTCCTGCCCGCTGCTCTCCTGATATGCACAG CCCATTCTTTGCAGTgctacagctgcaggaatgcaccaaacAGTACAGCCTGCAGCACCATCACAAACTGCTCCGTCCCTGCAAGCGGGTTCTGCATGAAGGTGGtggacaaaggag AGACCACAACTGTGAGCAAGAGCTGCGAGGCGCTGTGTAGGTCAGTCTCTGGACCTACCGGAGGGATCTACAGTTCTAGTTACTGCTGCAGTACTGACCTGTGCAACGGAGCAAGCAGTATGTGGCTCAGCAGCACAGCGATCTCGCTAGCAGCAAGTGTTGGCTACCTACTGCTCAGAGTCCGGCTATGA